In Limosilactobacillus sp. WILCCON 0051, a single window of DNA contains:
- the xylB gene encoding xylulokinase, protein MNEYVIGVDLGTSAVKVSAMDRSGKIAAQQSYDYPLSQPKPGYSEQNPQDWLYGTTIGIDRMILKDGIKKEEIKGISFSGQMHGLVLLDADNQVLRPAILWNDTRTTKQCQEIMDKLGDRFVDITGNKPLEGFTLPKLLWVKENEPEIWAKAKTFLLPKDYVRFCMTGNLGMDYSDATGTVLLDIKQGQWSQEICEAFDIPMSMCPPLMKSVDYAGNVSASYATFSGLSTATKIYGGGGDNACGAVGAGILHPNMVMSSIGTSGVVLKYEENADVNYHGQIQYECHAIPDTYYSMGVTLAAGHSLNWFKHKFDPDEDFTTMVEKASQRPLGANGLIFTPYVVGERTPYADADIRGSFIGVDSMQDRYDFCRAVMEGITFSFRDILNIYDQNGQEFDTVVAIGGGAKSDFWLQMQADIFNKKVVALTNEQGPGLGAAMIAAVGLGWFDSLQDCAKEFVHFGKEYLPKPANVAKYDELYAIYHQVYGQTKDLCHALLNFRRED, encoded by the coding sequence ATGAACGAATACGTAATCGGAGTCGATCTGGGAACCAGTGCCGTTAAAGTTTCGGCAATGGATCGTTCTGGCAAGATCGCCGCTCAGCAAAGCTATGACTATCCACTGAGTCAGCCTAAGCCAGGCTACAGTGAGCAGAATCCACAAGACTGGCTTTATGGGACAACGATCGGTATTGACCGCATGATCTTAAAAGATGGGATTAAAAAAGAAGAAATCAAGGGAATATCATTCTCTGGTCAAATGCATGGGCTGGTGCTTTTGGATGCGGACAATCAGGTTTTGCGGCCAGCTATTTTGTGGAACGACACGCGTACGACCAAACAGTGCCAAGAAATCATGGATAAGCTGGGTGATCGTTTTGTTGACATTACCGGCAATAAGCCACTAGAAGGATTCACACTGCCTAAACTGCTGTGGGTCAAGGAAAATGAACCGGAGATCTGGGCAAAGGCAAAGACGTTTTTGCTGCCTAAAGACTATGTTCGTTTCTGTATGACCGGCAACCTAGGCATGGATTATTCAGACGCTACGGGGACCGTACTGTTGGATATTAAGCAGGGGCAATGGAGCCAGGAAATCTGTGAGGCCTTTGATATTCCAATGAGCATGTGCCCACCATTGATGAAATCAGTTGACTACGCTGGTAATGTTTCCGCCAGTTATGCAACGTTTTCGGGCCTTTCGACTGCTACCAAGATCTATGGCGGCGGCGGTGACAATGCCTGTGGTGCGGTTGGGGCCGGCATCTTGCATCCAAACATGGTGATGTCTTCGATTGGGACTTCTGGCGTGGTGCTTAAATATGAAGAAAATGCTGACGTCAACTATCACGGTCAGATTCAATATGAATGCCATGCAATTCCCGACACTTACTACTCAATGGGGGTTACTTTGGCAGCCGGCCATTCGCTGAATTGGTTCAAGCACAAGTTTGATCCGGATGAAGACTTCACGACGATGGTCGAAAAGGCTTCTCAACGGCCATTGGGCGCAAATGGCTTGATCTTTACGCCATACGTGGTTGGTGAACGGACGCCGTATGCTGATGCTGATATTCGCGGCAGTTTTATTGGCGTTGACAGCATGCAGGATCGCTATGACTTCTGTCGAGCCGTTATGGAAGGGATCACCTTTAGCTTTCGAGATATCTTGAATATCTATGATCAAAACGGTCAAGAGTTTGACACAGTTGTAGCAATCGGCGGTGGGGCCAAGAGTGACTTCTGGCTTCAGATGCAGGCTGACATCTTCAATAAGAAGGTCGTTGCCTTAACCAATGAACAGGGGCCTGGTTTGGGGGCCGCCATGATTGCCGCAGTTGGTCTGGGCTGGTTTGACTCTTTGCAGGACTGTGCCAAGGAGTTCGTTCACTTTGGCAAGGAGTACCTGCCAAAGCCGGCCAATGTCGCCAAGTACGATGAACTGTATGCAATCTACCATCAAGTTTATGGTCAGACTAAAGACCTGTGCCATGCTTTATTGAACTTCCGTCGTGAAGACTAG
- a CDS encoding cupin domain-containing protein, translated as MQFFEDGYLPTINTTFSFFGGHVETVEPGWRWPTEHHPAFEIMYIMDGAQRTVTESTEKIIKAGQMMIIPIGMEHTNYCWGNESMTFFTMHFNLDDPAIKYLLVKNFTNQIIDQTAPYYNELRKSLD; from the coding sequence ATGCAGTTTTTTGAAGACGGCTATCTGCCAACAATCAACACTACTTTTTCATTTTTTGGCGGTCATGTCGAAACCGTCGAGCCTGGCTGGCGTTGGCCAACTGAACACCACCCAGCCTTTGAGATCATGTACATCATGGATGGCGCGCAAAGAACCGTTACCGAATCAACAGAAAAAATCATTAAGGCCGGTCAAATGATGATCATCCCTATTGGCATGGAGCATACCAACTATTGCTGGGGCAATGAATCAATGACTTTTTTTACCATGCATTTCAATCTTGACGACCCAGCAATCAAATATCTGCTGGTGAAAAACTTTACCAACCAGATTATTGATCAGACCGCGCCTTACTATAACGAACTGCGCAAATCGCTTGACTAG
- the ahpC gene encoding alkyl hydroperoxide reductase subunit C, which translates to MNFIGQEIADFKVRAYQDGETMDVTKQDVLGKWSIFFFYPADFSFVCPTELEALQDNYEAFKQANAEIYSVSEDTEFVHKAWAEASEKIGKIKYHMLADPAGKLARMFDVLNEDEGQAYRGVFIVDPDGKIQSYTINNMGIGRSAEEILRTLQAAQFVREHGDQVCPANWKPGQDTIKPSLDLVGKL; encoded by the coding sequence ATGAACTTTATCGGTCAAGAAATCGCAGACTTTAAGGTGCGTGCCTATCAGGATGGCGAGACGATGGATGTAACCAAGCAGGACGTTCTTGGCAAGTGGAGCATTTTCTTCTTCTACCCAGCTGACTTTTCGTTTGTCTGCCCAACCGAACTGGAAGCGCTGCAGGACAACTATGAAGCCTTTAAGCAGGCCAACGCGGAAATCTACTCCGTTTCAGAAGACACTGAATTCGTTCACAAGGCATGGGCTGAAGCATCTGAAAAAATCGGCAAGATCAAGTACCATATGCTGGCCGACCCAGCCGGCAAACTGGCGCGGATGTTTGACGTTTTGAACGAAGACGAGGGACAGGCTTACCGTGGCGTATTCATCGTTGACCCCGATGGCAAGATTCAATCATATACCATCAACAACATGGGGATTGGTCGTTCCGCCGAAGAGATTCTGCGGACGCTGCAGGCTGCTCAGTTCGTTCGCGAGCATGGCGATCAGGTCTGCCCAGCCAACTGGAAGCCGGGTCAAGATACCATTAAGCCAAGTCTGGATCTGGTCGGCAAGCTTTAA
- a CDS encoding MFS transporter: MDKPQNKQVDEFAKLSWGERIAYGAGDLAQNLIFGTIGSMLLFYLTTVFGISAAVGATIFLVVRWVNVFWDPWVGTVVDKSHFKHGGKYKPFLIYFGIPLTICCAMLFLPIPAVRGNVAYAFLMYLATALIYSFVNIPYGSLNASLTRDNDEISTLTTVRMTEANIGNLLVYTFLPLFVQMASPDKHLKDIGMFGIKLNLGNYASPHAAGAYFHVMSIYMLIGFILLLCTYFGVHERVLPTEEETASVKFSDLWNELRRNKPLRVLGCFFLVGFTFMFFGNTVWPFFVQYNIGHSEWMASINLIGSIPGIFLVFLWPIVRRKIGKKGFFQLFLGMFIVGTLLLWVWSWPQFKDSIALGYIGRFIMQWGITAATGYMWSLVPEVVSYGEWNSKKRVAGIINALMGLFFKIGLALGGIIPGYINAACHFDGTKAAQSATALNGITISMIWLPIVLAIVGMWVISKYPLSDADVDKINHEIEDRRQAQEK; encoded by the coding sequence ATGGACAAGCCACAAAACAAGCAAGTCGATGAGTTCGCCAAACTGTCCTGGGGCGAGCGAATCGCTTATGGTGCCGGTGACTTGGCACAAAATCTGATTTTTGGGACAATTGGCTCAATGCTGCTGTTTTACCTGACAACGGTTTTTGGAATCTCAGCAGCCGTGGGGGCCACGATTTTTCTGGTTGTTCGCTGGGTCAATGTTTTTTGGGATCCTTGGGTTGGAACGGTTGTCGATAAAAGTCACTTTAAGCACGGCGGCAAATACAAGCCATTTTTGATTTATTTTGGAATTCCGCTCACGATCTGCTGTGCCATGCTGTTCTTGCCAATTCCAGCCGTCCGCGGCAATGTTGCCTATGCCTTCTTGATGTACCTGGCAACGGCGCTGATCTACTCATTCGTTAATATTCCTTATGGCTCGCTGAATGCTTCGCTGACGCGGGATAACGATGAGATCTCCACTTTAACGACGGTCCGGATGACGGAAGCAAACATTGGTAATCTCTTGGTCTACACTTTTCTGCCATTATTTGTTCAGATGGCATCTCCTGACAAGCATTTAAAAGACATTGGGATGTTTGGCATTAAGCTCAATCTTGGTAACTATGCTTCGCCACATGCTGCTGGAGCCTATTTCCATGTCATGTCGATCTACATGCTGATTGGCTTTATTCTGTTGCTCTGCACCTACTTTGGCGTTCACGAACGGGTGCTGCCGACTGAAGAAGAAACGGCTTCCGTTAAGTTTTCTGACCTTTGGAATGAGCTGCGTCGCAACAAGCCGCTGCGGGTATTAGGCTGCTTTTTCCTGGTTGGCTTTACCTTCATGTTCTTTGGCAATACGGTTTGGCCATTCTTTGTTCAATACAACATTGGCCACTCGGAATGGATGGCTTCAATCAATCTGATTGGATCAATTCCAGGGATCTTCTTAGTCTTCTTATGGCCAATCGTGCGGCGTAAGATCGGTAAAAAAGGATTCTTCCAACTGTTCTTGGGAATGTTTATTGTCGGAACGCTGCTTCTTTGGGTATGGTCATGGCCACAATTTAAGGATAGCATTGCCCTGGGCTACATTGGCCGCTTTATCATGCAGTGGGGGATTACGGCAGCTACTGGTTACATGTGGTCATTGGTTCCAGAAGTCGTTTCCTATGGCGAATGGAACTCTAAGAAACGAGTTGCCGGGATCATCAATGCCTTGATGGGACTGTTCTTCAAGATTGGTCTGGCACTTGGCGGGATCATTCCAGGATATATTAATGCAGCCTGCCACTTTGACGGTACTAAGGCTGCCCAATCGGCAACGGCCTTGAATGGGATCACGATTTCAATGATCTGGCTGCCAATTGTTTTAGCAATCGTCGGCATGTGGGTTATCAGCAAGTATCCATTGTCTGATGCTGATGTTGACAAGATCAACCACGAAATTGAAGATCGTCGTCAAGCCCAAGAAAAATAG
- a CDS encoding right-handed parallel beta-helix repeat-containing protein, translated as MKIYVDARAPFDGDGSKHRPFKTIQAAADIALPGDKVRVFPGVYRENVNPKHAGTADQRIVYESVEPLKAVITGAEVVKDWKKTADGIWQVRIPNSMFSERNPYTTKIFGDWFDARILAHTGEVYLNDKALYEVNTLAEVKQPVRNEKSWDPDFTIYTWYTEQDTATDETIIYANFHDFDPNQENVEINVRQSCFYPQAEGIGYITLKGFGVTKAATQWAPPTAYQEGMVGPHWSKGWIIENCEISHSKCSGISLGKYLQPNNDNKWSKWKYKDGTQTERDVICQASYEGWDKEHVGSHIVRRNRIHDCGQTGIVGHLGGVFSLIEENDIYNINIRQNLVGAEIGGIKMHAAIDVIYRHNHIHHCTRGLWLDWQAQGTRITQNVFDHNSLPEHFEVDEENVGDVLQGLGEDMWVEVSHGPTLIDNNLFLSERSIRFAAQGIAMVHNLIAGSFTAVGVGTDNNSVNLPSNRFTPYHEHHGTKVMGFMTFQHGDNRFYNNVFVQQKLRPEMQKLAEMMHDKPDAWDTYNFKVGTQPFEEYPTFEEWDRQFDGYCGIYAPNSDHYYNHLPIWSAGNAYFNGAQSCSKDQNQFVDEKDQVVLELEKRADGLYLKTNLADFLPQNNDAKIATATLGMAFEPEERYENPDGTPIVFDADFFGNHRDGAKVTAGPLVKFQAEQRVF; from the coding sequence ATGAAAATCTATGTTGATGCACGGGCACCGTTTGATGGTGATGGGAGCAAGCATCGTCCGTTTAAAACGATTCAAGCAGCTGCAGATATTGCATTACCAGGCGACAAGGTACGGGTTTTTCCAGGCGTCTATCGTGAAAACGTCAATCCAAAGCATGCAGGTACGGCAGACCAGCGCATCGTCTATGAGTCAGTCGAACCGCTAAAGGCCGTCATTACTGGAGCGGAAGTCGTTAAAGACTGGAAAAAGACTGCAGATGGCATCTGGCAGGTAAGAATTCCCAACAGCATGTTTAGCGAGCGCAATCCATACACGACCAAGATTTTTGGTGACTGGTTCGATGCGCGGATTCTGGCTCATACAGGCGAGGTCTACCTAAATGATAAGGCCTTGTATGAGGTCAATACGCTGGCTGAGGTAAAGCAGCCCGTACGTAATGAAAAATCATGGGATCCTGACTTTACGATCTACACCTGGTATACAGAACAAGATACTGCTACGGATGAAACGATCATCTATGCCAACTTCCATGATTTTGATCCTAATCAGGAAAACGTGGAGATCAACGTGCGTCAAAGCTGTTTTTACCCGCAGGCAGAAGGGATCGGCTACATTACCTTAAAGGGATTTGGCGTTACCAAAGCAGCGACGCAATGGGCTCCGCCAACAGCTTACCAAGAAGGGATGGTTGGTCCGCACTGGTCAAAGGGATGGATCATTGAGAACTGTGAGATCTCGCATTCCAAGTGTTCTGGCATCTCGCTTGGCAAGTATCTGCAGCCAAACAATGACAACAAATGGTCCAAGTGGAAATACAAGGATGGTACTCAGACGGAACGTGATGTGATCTGTCAGGCATCTTATGAAGGCTGGGATAAAGAACACGTCGGCTCGCATATCGTACGGCGCAATCGCATTCACGACTGTGGCCAAACCGGGATCGTTGGCCATTTGGGCGGTGTCTTCTCCTTGATTGAAGAAAACGATATCTATAACATCAATATTCGCCAAAATCTGGTGGGAGCCGAAATTGGCGGAATCAAGATGCATGCTGCCATTGACGTGATCTACCGTCATAATCACATTCACCACTGTACGCGTGGGTTGTGGCTGGACTGGCAGGCACAAGGAACGCGGATTACGCAAAACGTCTTTGATCACAACTCTTTGCCTGAACATTTTGAGGTCGATGAAGAAAACGTAGGCGACGTGCTGCAAGGGCTTGGTGAAGATATGTGGGTAGAAGTTTCGCATGGCCCAACCCTGATTGACAACAACCTGTTCCTTTCTGAACGCTCAATTCGGTTTGCTGCACAGGGAATTGCCATGGTGCATAATCTGATTGCCGGTAGTTTTACCGCGGTCGGTGTTGGGACAGACAATAATTCGGTCAACCTGCCATCCAACCGCTTTACGCCATATCATGAACATCACGGCACCAAAGTAATGGGCTTTATGACGTTCCAACATGGCGACAATCGTTTCTACAACAATGTCTTCGTTCAGCAAAAGCTGCGGCCGGAAATGCAAAAGCTGGCTGAAATGATGCATGACAAGCCAGATGCCTGGGATACCTATAACTTTAAAGTCGGTACCCAGCCATTTGAAGAATATCCAACGTTTGAGGAATGGGACCGTCAGTTTGATGGCTATTGCGGAATCTACGCGCCAAACAGCGATCACTACTATAACCACCTGCCAATATGGAGCGCGGGCAATGCCTACTTCAACGGTGCCCAGTCATGCAGCAAAGATCAGAACCAATTTGTTGACGAAAAGGATCAAGTCGTCCTGGAATTGGAAAAGCGAGCTGATGGCCTGTATCTTAAGACCAATCTGGCGGACTTCCTGCCTCAAAACAACGACGCCAAGATTGCGACCGCTACGCTGGGGATGGCGTTTGAACCAGAAGAGCGCTATGAAAATCCTGATGGTACGCCAATCGTCTTTGATGCCGACTTCTTTGGCAATCATCGTGACGGTGCCAAGGTAACGGCTGGTCCTTTGGTTAAGTTCCAAGCCGAGCAGCGGGTGTTCTAA
- a CDS encoding AraC family transcriptional regulator yields the protein MEMVTEYLESLGVPATIWEYDRGQYSLQFRQGKLLLMDYLKILRRCPHKTLQFLRHSQNLYSCLIWRDQTVVFFGPVIVNVSQRYQNSNEFSSHAVMYMPKLLKTVYLEERQFLQQILVLGRLLELPIDFETISDEFHQARISRDFDAQLLKLRMSSEGGHVSYLYEREVKKAIAQGNLAALPIIFSKNINSGRIGILADNQDALRNVKNWGIISVSVNLRALFQVGLDYELVYSLNDQYVRHIESLTSYNEVLAAIEAADVDMATRCREMVDAKMTAAVSKVFWQLMSDPTADQSIDELAMAVELSSRYLGSQFKKQVGVSISQFKRLVQINHAIEDLIGTNLSMAALAERYGFADQAHFSRVFHTLTGITPKEARADAAKIADWNLYDYLFKK from the coding sequence ATGGAAATGGTAACTGAGTATCTGGAGTCACTAGGGGTACCGGCTACAATCTGGGAGTACGACCGTGGCCAGTATAGTCTGCAGTTTCGCCAAGGTAAGCTGTTATTGATGGACTATCTAAAAATCTTGCGCCGCTGTCCACATAAAACGCTGCAGTTTTTGCGGCACAGTCAAAATCTTTACAGCTGCTTAATATGGCGTGATCAAACAGTTGTCTTTTTTGGACCAGTAATTGTCAACGTCAGTCAGCGCTATCAAAACAGCAATGAGTTCAGCAGTCATGCCGTTATGTATATGCCTAAGCTGCTGAAGACGGTTTATCTGGAAGAAAGACAGTTTTTGCAGCAGATTTTGGTGTTGGGACGGTTATTAGAACTGCCGATCGATTTTGAAACCATTAGTGACGAATTTCATCAAGCACGTATTTCAAGAGACTTTGATGCCCAATTGCTGAAGCTTCGGATGAGCAGCGAGGGCGGTCACGTTAGCTATCTGTATGAGCGAGAAGTCAAAAAAGCAATCGCACAGGGAAATCTGGCTGCCTTGCCGATTATATTCTCTAAAAATATCAATTCAGGTCGGATCGGCATTTTAGCAGACAATCAAGATGCACTGCGCAACGTTAAAAACTGGGGGATTATCTCGGTTTCCGTAAATCTGCGCGCGCTGTTTCAAGTTGGGCTGGATTATGAACTGGTATATTCACTGAATGATCAATACGTACGACATATCGAATCGTTGACGTCTTACAATGAGGTCCTGGCGGCAATTGAGGCAGCCGATGTGGATATGGCCACACGCTGCCGTGAGATGGTTGATGCCAAGATGACTGCAGCCGTCAGCAAAGTCTTTTGGCAGCTGATGAGTGATCCGACTGCGGACCAAAGCATCGATGAGCTGGCAATGGCGGTGGAATTGTCCAGTCGCTATCTTGGCAGCCAGTTTAAAAAACAGGTCGGGGTCAGCATCAGCCAATTTAAACGCCTGGTTCAGATCAATCATGCAATTGAGGATCTAATTGGTACCAATCTGTCAATGGCAGCGCTCGCCGAACGATATGGGTTTGCTGATCAAGCTCATTTCTCACGCGTTTTCCATACCTTAACCGGGATAACGCCTAAAGAAGCTCGCGCTGATGCAGCCAAAATTGCCGATTGGAACCTTTACGACTATCTTTTTAAGAAGTAA